Proteins encoded within one genomic window of Ideonella dechloratans:
- a CDS encoding helix-turn-helix domain-containing protein produces MSHALVPRPLLLQRSSHDVDEQATLLQGWQQDYVQLSSGAFEGRFVEARLARMHLFVEDTSRRLLQRGARPADRLALGVPLSLGRGPVSFCGHTDWQGPAREAHFCSFSGADGFEFMTPEGLSMAGLDLPLDELLALATEEDHPALGRLASQAGLHRADPAGLRALQEQLSGALALITALPARQDDERACTQLQQALMSNVLALLPGSLTPTAPHRAAQLVARAQAFVRDDPETPHTVATLCQALGVSRRTLQAAFQQVTGLAPAAFLRTVRLAGARRALKEARSVAEAATQWGFWHLGLFAQDYRALYDELPSQTWRRLHGGPAALH; encoded by the coding sequence ATGAGCCACGCCCTCGTCCCGCGCCCCCTGCTGTTGCAGCGCTCCTCCCACGATGTGGACGAGCAGGCCACCCTGCTGCAGGGCTGGCAGCAAGACTATGTGCAGCTGTCATCGGGCGCCTTCGAGGGCCGCTTCGTCGAGGCACGGCTGGCGCGGATGCACCTGTTTGTGGAGGACACCAGCCGCCGTCTGCTGCAGCGTGGTGCGCGTCCGGCCGACCGCCTGGCCCTGGGGGTGCCCCTGTCGCTGGGCCGGGGGCCGGTCAGCTTCTGCGGCCACACCGACTGGCAGGGGCCGGCCCGGGAGGCGCACTTCTGCAGCTTCAGCGGCGCCGACGGCTTCGAGTTCATGACGCCAGAAGGGCTGTCGATGGCGGGCCTGGACCTGCCGCTGGACGAGTTGCTGGCCCTGGCCACCGAGGAAGACCACCCTGCCCTGGGGCGCCTGGCCTCGCAGGCCGGCCTGCATCGTGCCGATCCCGCCGGCCTGCGCGCACTGCAGGAGCAGTTGAGCGGTGCCCTGGCGCTCATCACCGCCCTGCCCGCGCGGCAGGACGACGAACGGGCCTGCACCCAGTTGCAGCAGGCCCTGATGTCCAACGTGCTGGCCCTGCTGCCGGGCAGTCTGACGCCCACGGCCCCCCACCGGGCGGCCCAGTTGGTGGCCCGCGCCCAGGCCTTCGTGCGCGACGACCCCGAAACACCCCACACCGTGGCCACGCTGTGCCAGGCCCTGGGCGTGAGCCGGCGCACCCTGCAGGCCGCCTTCCAGCAGGTGACCGGCCTGGCGCCGGCGGCCTTCCTGCGCACCGTGCGTCTGGCCGGCGCGCGCCGCGCCCTGAAGGAGGCCCGTTCCGTGGCCGAAGCCGCCACCCAATGGGGTTTCTGGCACCTGGGCCTGTTCGCACAGGACTACCGGGCGCTCTACGATGAACTGCCCTCGCAGACCTGGCGCCGCCTGCACGGCGGCCCCGCCGCCCTGCACTGA
- the eat gene encoding ethanolamine permease, whose translation MSQPGQLKPALNAWHLWGLAVGLVISGEYFGWSYGWASAGTLGFLVATILVAAMYTTFIFSFTELTTAIPHAGGPFAYAERAFGPTGGFIAGFATLVEFVFAPPAIALAIGAYLNVQFPALDPKWVAVGAYGVFMALNIVGVKTAATFELFVTILAIFELLVFMGVVSPGFSVANFVAKGWAGSDTFSPAAWSGIFAAIPFAIWFFLAIEGVAMAAEEAKHPHRTIPRAYIGGILTLVVLALGVMFLAGGAGDWNKLSNINDPLPQAMKMIVGEHSGWLHMLVWIGLFGLIASFHGIILGYSRQIFALARSGYLPGLLAAVHPRFGTPWVGVLAGGVVGILAIFSDQWIVIGGQPLTANIVTMSVLGAIVMYIMSMASLFVLRRKEPGLTRPFPAIGYPVLPAIALVLAVGCLITMVWFNTLLSAIFLGAMAVAWVYFHFFTAQRRAAVAELTVVSVEVVQTQG comes from the coding sequence ATGAGTCAACCTGGGCAACTGAAGCCGGCGCTCAACGCCTGGCACCTGTGGGGCCTGGCCGTCGGCCTGGTCATCTCCGGCGAGTACTTCGGCTGGAGCTACGGCTGGGCCAGCGCCGGCACGCTGGGCTTCCTGGTGGCCACCATCCTGGTGGCGGCCATGTACACCACCTTCATCTTCAGCTTCACCGAGCTGACCACCGCCATCCCGCATGCGGGCGGCCCATTCGCCTATGCCGAGCGCGCCTTCGGCCCCACCGGCGGCTTCATCGCCGGCTTCGCCACGCTGGTGGAATTCGTCTTCGCGCCGCCCGCCATCGCGCTGGCCATCGGCGCCTACCTGAATGTGCAGTTCCCGGCGCTGGACCCGAAGTGGGTGGCGGTGGGGGCCTATGGGGTCTTCATGGCGCTCAACATCGTCGGCGTGAAGACGGCGGCCACCTTCGAACTCTTCGTCACCATCCTGGCCATCTTCGAGCTGCTGGTCTTCATGGGTGTGGTTTCGCCGGGCTTCTCGGTGGCCAACTTCGTGGCCAAGGGCTGGGCCGGCTCGGACACCTTCAGCCCCGCGGCCTGGTCGGGCATCTTCGCGGCCATCCCGTTCGCGATCTGGTTTTTCCTGGCCATCGAAGGCGTGGCCATGGCGGCCGAGGAGGCCAAGCACCCGCACCGCACCATCCCGCGCGCCTACATCGGTGGCATCCTGACCCTGGTGGTCCTGGCCCTGGGCGTGATGTTCCTGGCCGGCGGCGCCGGCGACTGGAACAAGCTCTCCAACATCAACGATCCGCTGCCGCAGGCCATGAAGATGATCGTGGGTGAGCACAGCGGCTGGCTGCACATGCTGGTGTGGATCGGGCTGTTCGGCCTGATCGCCTCCTTCCACGGCATCATCCTGGGCTACTCGCGCCAGATCTTCGCGCTGGCCCGCTCGGGCTACCTGCCGGGCCTCCTGGCGGCGGTGCACCCGCGCTTCGGCACCCCGTGGGTGGGGGTGCTGGCCGGTGGCGTGGTGGGCATCCTGGCCATCTTCAGCGACCAGTGGATCGTGATCGGCGGCCAGCCGCTGACGGCCAACATCGTCACCATGTCGGTGCTGGGCGCCATCGTCATGTACATCATGTCCATGGCCAGCCTGTTCGTGCTGCGCCGCAAGGAACCGGGCCTGACGCGTCCTTTCCCGGCCATCGGCTACCCCGTGCTGCCGGCCATCGCCCTGGTGCTGGCGGTGGGCTGCCTGATCACCATGGTCTGGTTCAACACCCTGCTGAGCGCCATCTTCCTGGGCGCCATGGCGGTGGCCTGGGTGTACTTCCACTTCTTCACCGCCCAGCGCCGCGCCGCGGTGGCCGAGCTGACCGTGGTCAGCGTCGAGGTGGTGCAGACCCAGGGCTGA
- a CDS encoding ethanolamine ammonia-lyase subunit EutB, with product MAYTHTLGGQVWSFADLKTLLAKASPLRSGDVLAGLAASTAAERMAARMALAELPLRTFLNEALIPYEEDEVTRLIQDRHDEAAFAEIAHLTVGDFRDWLLIQAVAPDGEAALTRVRAGITPEMAAAVSKLMRNQDLILVARRCRVITRFRNTLGLPGRMAMRLQPNHPTDDARGIAISTLDGLLYGVGDAVIGINPAGDGLGPLTGLMQLMDEVIRRFEIPTQSCVLTHVTNQIKAMEQGAPVDLVFQSIAGTEAANRSFGIDLAVLREAREAALSLKRGTLGDNVMYFETGQGSALSANAHHGVDQQTCEARAYGVARAFEPMICNTVVGFIGPEYLYDGKQIIRAGLEDHFCGKLLGLPIGCDVCYTNHAEADSDDMDTLMTLLGAAGVTFLIGVPGADDVMLNYQSTSFHDALMLRQVLGLKRAPEFEAWLQRMGLTDDAGQLLPVTPAHPLLQHFGGF from the coding sequence ATGGCATACACCCACACCCTGGGCGGGCAGGTCTGGTCCTTTGCCGACCTGAAGACCCTGCTCGCCAAGGCCAGCCCGCTGCGCTCGGGCGATGTGCTGGCCGGCTTGGCGGCCAGCACCGCCGCCGAGCGCATGGCCGCCCGCATGGCGCTGGCCGAGCTGCCGCTGCGCACCTTTCTGAACGAGGCGCTGATCCCGTACGAGGAAGACGAGGTGACGCGCCTCATCCAGGACCGGCATGACGAGGCGGCCTTCGCCGAGATCGCCCATCTCACCGTGGGCGATTTCCGCGACTGGTTGCTGATCCAGGCGGTGGCGCCCGACGGCGAGGCGGCGCTGACCCGGGTGCGCGCCGGCATCACGCCCGAGATGGCAGCGGCCGTCAGCAAGCTGATGCGCAACCAGGACCTGATCCTGGTCGCCCGGCGCTGCCGGGTCATCACCCGCTTTCGCAACACCCTGGGTCTGCCGGGGCGCATGGCCATGCGCCTGCAGCCCAACCACCCGACCGATGACGCCCGCGGCATCGCCATCTCCACGCTGGACGGCTTGCTCTACGGCGTGGGCGATGCGGTCATCGGCATCAACCCGGCCGGTGACGGCCTGGGCCCGCTGACCGGGCTGATGCAGCTGATGGACGAGGTGATCCGGCGTTTCGAGATTCCGACCCAGTCCTGCGTGCTCACCCATGTCACCAACCAGATCAAGGCGATGGAGCAGGGCGCGCCGGTGGACCTGGTGTTCCAGTCCATTGCCGGCACCGAGGCGGCCAACCGCAGCTTCGGCATCGACCTGGCGGTGCTGCGCGAGGCCCGCGAAGCCGCCCTGAGCCTGAAGCGCGGCACGCTGGGCGACAACGTCATGTATTTCGAGACGGGGCAGGGCTCGGCCCTGTCGGCCAACGCCCACCATGGCGTGGACCAGCAGACCTGCGAGGCCCGCGCCTACGGCGTGGCCCGGGCCTTCGAGCCGATGATCTGCAACACCGTCGTCGGCTTCATCGGGCCGGAATACCTCTACGACGGCAAGCAGATCATCCGCGCCGGGCTGGAGGACCACTTCTGCGGCAAGCTGCTGGGCCTGCCCATCGGCTGCGACGTCTGCTACACCAACCATGCCGAGGCCGACTCGGACGACATGGACACGCTGATGACCCTGCTGGGCGCGGCCGGCGTGACCTTCCTGATCGGCGTGCCAGGGGCGGACGATGTGATGCTCAACTACCAGAGCACCTCCTTCCACGACGCGCTGATGCTGCGCCAGGTGCTGGGCTTGAAGCGCGCCCCGGAGTTCGAGGCCTGGCTGCAGCGCATGGGTTTGACCGATGACGCCGGCCAGCTGCTGCCGGTGACGCCCGCACACCCGCTGCTGCAGCATTTCGGAGGGTTTTGA
- the eutC gene encoding ethanolamine ammonia-lyase subunit EutC: MANDLVRPDPWAGLRAQTPARVGLGRAGGSLPTRELLAFGAAHAQARDAVHLPLDVPALVARLAALGGPPVLTVQSAAPDRATYLLRPDLGRRLSSESAQALDERRAAPCDLLLVIGDGLSAAAIERQAVPLVEELLVRRPEGWTLGPLVVATQARVALGDDIGARLGAAQVAMLIGERPGLSSPDSLGIYLTHAPRMGRSDAERNCLSNVRPEGLAPAEAARKLWWLAEAARTLQLTGVGLKDRSDERSLSGVGD, encoded by the coding sequence ATGGCCAACGATCTCGTGCGTCCCGACCCCTGGGCCGGTCTGCGCGCCCAGACCCCTGCCCGGGTGGGCCTGGGCCGTGCGGGCGGCAGCCTGCCCACGCGCGAACTGCTGGCCTTTGGCGCGGCCCATGCCCAGGCCCGCGACGCGGTGCACCTTCCGCTGGATGTGCCGGCCCTGGTGGCGCGCCTGGCCGCGCTGGGCGGCCCGCCGGTGCTCACGGTGCAGAGTGCGGCACCTGACCGCGCCACCTACCTGCTGCGACCGGACCTGGGGCGCCGACTGTCCAGCGAAAGCGCCCAGGCGCTGGACGAACGGCGTGCTGCCCCATGCGATCTGCTGCTGGTGATCGGTGATGGCCTCTCGGCCGCCGCCATCGAGCGACAGGCGGTGCCGCTGGTCGAGGAACTGCTGGTTCGACGGCCGGAGGGTTGGACCCTGGGCCCGCTGGTGGTGGCCACCCAGGCCCGCGTGGCTCTGGGCGACGACATCGGCGCCCGTCTGGGCGCGGCGCAGGTGGCGATGTTGATCGGCGAGCGGCCGGGGCTCAGCTCGCCGGACAGCCTGGGCATCTATCTGACCCACGCCCCGCGCATGGGCCGCAGCGACGCCGAGCGCAACTGTCTGTCCAATGTGCGCCCCGAGGGCCTGGCCCCGGCCGAAGCCGCCCGCAAGCTGTGGTGGCTGGCCGAAGCCGCGCGCACGCTGCAACTGACGGGGGTGGGGCTGAAAGACCGCAGCGATGAGAGGTCCTTGTCCGGGGTGGGCGACTGA
- a CDS encoding GNAT family N-acetyltransferase, with protein MTAQLLRTAALTPETWSDLEDLFRARGCAQARTCWCMYYRRSGEPVVPPGQRKADVNRDAFQALVDAGVFTGILAYEGSQAVGWLSFGPREDYAKLARSPVMKPVDEQPVWSVICFVVRPTHRGRGVARALLAAAMQEAHRRGVTLEAYPVDKPGPLEDDNLWFGPASLYTEAGFTEVARRKPERPVVRLKPV; from the coding sequence ATGACTGCCCAGCTCCTGCGAACCGCCGCCCTGACACCCGAGACCTGGTCCGACCTGGAAGACCTCTTCCGGGCCAGGGGCTGCGCCCAGGCGCGAACCTGCTGGTGCATGTACTACCGCCGCAGCGGAGAACCGGTTGTCCCGCCGGGGCAACGCAAGGCCGACGTGAACCGCGACGCGTTCCAGGCCCTGGTGGACGCCGGTGTCTTCACTGGGATCTTGGCCTACGAGGGCTCGCAGGCGGTGGGCTGGCTGTCCTTCGGCCCCCGCGAGGACTACGCCAAGCTGGCCCGCTCACCAGTCATGAAACCGGTGGACGAGCAGCCGGTCTGGTCGGTGATCTGCTTCGTCGTGCGGCCCACACACCGTGGGCGGGGCGTAGCCCGTGCCCTGTTGGCGGCAGCCATGCAGGAGGCCCATCGGCGCGGCGTGACGCTGGAGGCCTACCCGGTGGACAAGCCGGGCCCGCTGGAAGACGACAACCTCTGGTTCGGGCCAGCCTCTCTTTACACCGAAGCCGGCTTCACCGAGGTCGCCCGGCGCAAGCCGGAGCGACCGGTGGTGAGGTTGAAGCCGGTCTGA
- a CDS encoding FUSC family protein, producing MSFLRRWSLALPAHGINGLSVVLGLGLVHLVCWALGGSVAAVAAVSGAIFTSLPDTPLAPARTRLRVATGALVGTLASVLALSLSTHPLALALLVALIGGVSAMAMAWGARAGPLSFVPILALVFSLAHPPTADVREIAHHALWTLAGATLYWAWAGWTSRRVQPRLRQLAVASAFRALGELLRARGQLLALPATDTPDAQTALTHWIIHQAALDEQIQAARDLLFEAQHRPAALRLSDALLQAIELRDALMVSELDLAGLGKEDTSQATRVALGEWLGSLGDALARQALALERAEPPPPVEVEALQARLRYSLGQWEGLAPNRLGHILLGRGEHLLKDLARLRAALVEGSGQTLPPRDELLRFISAEGWPLASLASQLHWHSPILRHAVRSALALTAAYALALWLPWASHPNWLVLSVAVVLRGNLEQTLSRRDARILGTLLGCLLVMVLAVTHVTALSDVIFLLAAGTAHAFVNRRYMITATAATIMALLQAHLMAPEGGFGVTERLLDTVLGAALAWGASYLFPWWEYRSIPMLAQRARRALAALTEEGLRWPEVARSELPMRLARRQAYDAIGALALAARRTAVEPEAVRLPLRTLAGLLAQCHVLLAQLSGIRRLLSYRQAELDRRQVEPALQAHGAEIARILRSHLEEELPQTWPAPPQAQPSADFNQWLLRRLTLAELAACRVAHVNHELARAARAVRRRA from the coding sequence ATGTCGTTTCTGCGTCGCTGGAGCCTGGCCCTGCCGGCCCATGGCATCAATGGCCTGTCGGTCGTCCTGGGCCTGGGGCTGGTGCATCTGGTGTGCTGGGCCCTGGGTGGGTCCGTGGCCGCCGTGGCGGCCGTCTCGGGCGCCATCTTCACCAGCCTGCCGGACACACCGCTGGCACCGGCCCGCACCCGCTTGCGCGTGGCCACCGGCGCCCTGGTGGGCACCCTGGCCAGCGTTCTCGCGCTGAGCCTGAGCACCCACCCGTTGGCTCTGGCCTTGCTGGTGGCGCTGATCGGTGGTGTCTCGGCCATGGCCATGGCCTGGGGAGCGCGGGCCGGCCCGCTGTCCTTCGTGCCCATCCTGGCCCTGGTGTTCTCGCTGGCCCATCCGCCCACGGCCGATGTCCGCGAGATCGCTCACCACGCCCTGTGGACCCTGGCAGGCGCGACGCTGTACTGGGCCTGGGCCGGCTGGACGTCACGGCGTGTGCAGCCCCGGCTGCGGCAACTGGCCGTGGCCTCGGCCTTCCGGGCCCTGGGTGAGCTGCTGCGTGCACGCGGCCAGTTGCTCGCGCTGCCGGCCACGGACACCCCGGACGCCCAGACCGCCCTCACCCACTGGATCATCCACCAGGCCGCGCTGGACGAGCAGATCCAGGCCGCCCGTGACCTGCTGTTCGAGGCACAGCACCGGCCGGCCGCCCTGCGCCTGAGCGATGCCTTGCTCCAGGCCATCGAGTTGCGCGATGCGCTGATGGTGAGCGAGCTGGACCTGGCCGGGCTGGGCAAGGAAGACACCTCCCAGGCGACGCGAGTGGCCCTGGGGGAATGGCTCGGCTCCTTGGGCGACGCGCTGGCCCGTCAGGCCCTGGCCCTGGAACGGGCCGAGCCGCCACCGCCGGTCGAGGTGGAGGCGCTGCAGGCCCGGCTGCGCTACAGCCTGGGCCAGTGGGAGGGGCTGGCGCCGAACCGGCTGGGGCACATCCTGCTGGGACGGGGCGAGCACCTGCTCAAGGATCTGGCCCGGCTGCGGGCCGCGCTGGTCGAGGGCTCGGGCCAGACCCTGCCGCCACGCGACGAGTTGCTGCGTTTCATCAGCGCCGAGGGCTGGCCCCTGGCCTCCCTGGCGTCGCAGTTGCACTGGCACTCTCCCATCCTGAGGCACGCGGTGCGCAGCGCCTTGGCCCTGACGGCAGCCTATGCGCTGGCCCTCTGGCTGCCCTGGGCCTCGCACCCCAACTGGCTGGTGCTGAGCGTGGCGGTGGTGCTGCGCGGCAACCTGGAACAGACCCTGTCGCGCCGGGATGCCCGGATCCTGGGCACCCTGCTGGGCTGTCTGCTGGTGATGGTTCTGGCGGTCACGCATGTCACGGCGCTGAGCGATGTCATCTTCCTGCTCGCGGCCGGCACCGCCCATGCCTTCGTCAACCGGCGCTACATGATCACTGCCACGGCTGCCACCATCATGGCCCTGCTGCAGGCCCATCTGATGGCGCCGGAAGGCGGCTTTGGCGTGACCGAACGCCTGCTGGACACGGTGCTGGGCGCCGCCCTGGCCTGGGGCGCCAGCTACCTGTTTCCGTGGTGGGAATACCGCAGCATCCCCATGCTGGCCCAGCGGGCACGGCGTGCACTGGCCGCCTTGACCGAAGAGGGCCTGCGCTGGCCCGAGGTGGCGCGGTCCGAGCTGCCGATGCGACTGGCCCGGCGCCAGGCCTATGACGCCATCGGCGCCCTGGCCCTGGCCGCGCGGCGCACCGCGGTGGAGCCCGAAGCAGTCCGCCTGCCCCTGCGCACCCTGGCCGGCCTGTTGGCACAGTGCCATGTGCTGCTGGCCCAGCTCTCGGGCATCCGGCGTCTGCTGAGCTACCGGCAGGCGGAACTCGATCGGCGCCAGGTGGAACCGGCCCTGCAGGCCCACGGTGCCGAAATCGCCCGCATCCTGCGCAGCCACCTGGAAGAGGAACTGCCGCAGACCTGGCCCGCGCCGCCCCAGGCCCAGCCCAGCGCGGACTTCAACCAGTGGCTGCTGCGGCGCCTGACGCTGGCCGAACTGGCCGCCTGCCGCGTGGCCCACGTCAATCACGAACTGGCCCGCGCTGCTCGGGCCGTGCGTCGCAGGGCTTGA
- a CDS encoding electron transfer flavoprotein-ubiquinone oxidoreductase: protein MTSAELLAQYGPRESMEYDVVIVGGGPAGLSTAIRLKQLAAEKGTEVNVVVLEKGSEPGAHILSGAVMDPKAITELFPNWQELGAPLNQPVTEDEVLFLSETGAKQTPHGLLPECFHNQGNYVISLGAVTKWLGEQAEALGVEIFPGFSAAEVVYDEQGRVKGVATGNMGIGKDGEPTENFQLGMELLGKYTIFAEGARGHLGKQLIAKYQLDHGRDPQSYAIGIKELWEVPAAQAKPGLVVHTAGWPMDSDTYGGGFLYHLEGNKVTLGYVVGLDYKNPWLSPFEEMQRWKTHPSIRKHIEGGKRLGYGARAITAGGILSLPKLVFPGGALVGCDAGTLNASRIKGSHAAIKTGMLAAEAAFNALQAGRAQDELGDYPVAFEQSWLHTELMRAKNFKQWFKKGNTIGTLMTGIEQWLLPKLGITVPPWTIHRQQADHLYLKPAADCPKIDYPKPDGKLTFDRLSSVFISNTNHEENQPAHLTLKDASVPVKVNLAKFAGPESRYCPAGVYEFVNKDGADQLVINAQNCVHCKTCDIKDPTQNIVWVTPEGGGGPNYAGM, encoded by the coding sequence ATGACTTCCGCCGAGCTTCTTGCCCAATACGGCCCCCGCGAATCGATGGAATACGACGTGGTGATCGTCGGCGGTGGCCCGGCCGGGCTGTCCACCGCGATCCGCCTGAAGCAACTGGCCGCCGAAAAGGGCACCGAGGTCAACGTCGTGGTGCTGGAAAAGGGTTCCGAGCCCGGCGCGCACATCCTGTCGGGCGCCGTGATGGACCCCAAGGCCATCACCGAGCTGTTCCCGAACTGGCAGGAACTGGGCGCGCCGCTGAACCAACCCGTCACCGAGGACGAGGTGCTGTTCCTGTCGGAGACCGGCGCCAAGCAGACCCCGCACGGCCTGCTGCCAGAGTGCTTCCACAACCAGGGCAACTACGTCATCAGCCTGGGCGCGGTCACCAAGTGGCTGGGCGAGCAGGCCGAGGCCCTGGGCGTGGAGATCTTCCCCGGCTTCTCGGCCGCCGAAGTCGTCTACGACGAGCAGGGCCGCGTCAAGGGCGTGGCCACCGGCAACATGGGCATCGGCAAGGACGGTGAGCCCACCGAGAACTTCCAGCTGGGCATGGAACTGCTGGGCAAGTACACCATCTTCGCCGAGGGCGCCCGCGGCCACCTGGGCAAGCAGCTGATCGCCAAGTACCAGCTGGACCACGGCCGCGACCCGCAGAGCTACGCCATCGGCATCAAGGAGCTGTGGGAAGTGCCGGCGGCCCAGGCCAAGCCGGGCCTGGTGGTGCACACCGCCGGCTGGCCGATGGACAGCGACACCTACGGTGGCGGCTTCCTCTACCACCTCGAAGGCAACAAGGTCACGCTGGGCTATGTGGTCGGCCTGGACTACAAGAACCCCTGGCTGTCGCCCTTCGAGGAGATGCAGCGCTGGAAGACCCACCCGTCCATCCGCAAGCACATCGAGGGCGGCAAGCGCCTGGGCTATGGCGCACGCGCCATCACCGCCGGCGGCATCCTGTCCCTGCCCAAGCTGGTCTTCCCCGGCGGCGCCCTGGTGGGCTGCGATGCCGGCACGCTGAACGCCTCGCGCATCAAGGGCAGCCACGCGGCCATCAAGACCGGCATGCTGGCCGCTGAAGCCGCCTTCAACGCCCTGCAGGCCGGCCGCGCCCAGGACGAGCTGGGCGACTACCCGGTGGCCTTCGAGCAGAGCTGGTTGCACACCGAGCTGATGCGGGCCAAGAACTTCAAGCAGTGGTTCAAGAAGGGCAACACCATCGGCACGCTGATGACCGGCATCGAGCAGTGGCTGCTGCCCAAGCTGGGCATCACCGTGCCGCCCTGGACGATCCACCGCCAGCAGGCCGACCATCTGTACCTCAAGCCAGCGGCCGACTGCCCCAAGATCGACTACCCCAAGCCCGATGGCAAGCTGACCTTCGACCGGCTCTCCTCGGTGTTCATCAGCAACACCAACCATGAAGAGAACCAGCCGGCCCACCTGACGCTGAAGGACGCCTCGGTGCCGGTGAAGGTGAACCTGGCCAAGTTCGCCGGCCCCGAAAGCCGCTACTGCCCGGCCGGCGTCTACGAGTTCGTCAACAAGGACGGTGCCGACCAGTTGGTGATCAACGCCCAGAACTGCGTGCACTGCAAGACCTGCGACATCAAGGACCCGACCCAGAACATCGTCTGGGTCACCCCGGAAGGCGGCGGCGGCCCGAACTACGCGGGCATGTAA
- a CDS encoding SDR family oxidoreductase produces MSYNIDLSGRVALVTGASSGLGAQFAKTLARSGAAVVLAGRRIDRLKDLRAEIEGSGGDAHVVKLDVTDVDSIKSAVAHAETETGTLDILVNNSGVSTTQKLTEVGPDDYDYVMNTNARGAFFVAQEVAKRMIARSRGAAPGTFTGGRIVNIASMAGLRPLGQIGVYAMSKAAVVHMTKVMALEWGRYGINVNAICPGYIDTEINHRHWSTDAGQKLIQMLPRKRVGQPQDLDAVLMMLCANESHFINGAVVQADDGFGL; encoded by the coding sequence ATGAGCTACAACATTGATCTTTCGGGCCGTGTGGCCCTCGTGACCGGCGCTTCCAGCGGGCTGGGCGCGCAGTTCGCCAAGACGCTGGCGCGTTCGGGTGCTGCCGTGGTGCTGGCCGGCCGCCGCATCGACCGTCTCAAGGATCTGCGTGCCGAGATCGAGGGTTCCGGCGGCGACGCCCACGTGGTCAAGCTGGACGTGACCGATGTGGACAGCATCAAGTCGGCCGTGGCCCATGCCGAGACCGAGACCGGCACGCTGGACATCCTGGTCAACAACTCGGGCGTGAGCACCACGCAGAAGCTGACCGAGGTCGGCCCCGACGACTACGACTACGTGATGAACACCAATGCCCGCGGCGCCTTCTTCGTCGCGCAGGAGGTGGCCAAGCGCATGATCGCCCGCTCGCGCGGTGCCGCACCGGGCACCTTCACCGGCGGTCGCATCGTCAACATCGCGTCGATGGCCGGTCTGCGGCCGCTCGGCCAGATCGGCGTCTACGCCATGAGCAAGGCGGCCGTGGTGCACATGACCAAGGTGATGGCGCTGGAATGGGGCCGCTACGGCATCAACGTCAACGCCATCTGCCCGGGCTACATCGACACCGAGATCAACCACCGCCACTGGTCCACCGATGCGGGCCAGAAGCTGATCCAGATGCTGCCGCGCAAGCGCGTGGGCCAGCCGCAGGATCTGGACGCGGTGCTGATGATGCTCTGCGCCAACGAGAGCCACTTCATCAACGGCGCCGTGGTGCAGGCCGACGATGGATTCGGACTTTGA
- a CDS encoding YceH family protein encodes MDSDFEPLSPAQARVLGVLVEKQHTVPDSYPLSLNALVAGCNQKTARQPVMELDEPTALQALDELKRRHLVVEVSGSRVLRFDHNMARGLSVPGQAVALLTMLMLRGPQTAAELRLNCERLHRFADISSVEAFLDELAGKTPPRAIKLARAPGEREARWAHLLCGEPAQPAEGRAPAAIPADGAVLDELRAELNRQAAELAALRTELAQLRTQLKNELGLSAPTPETPDAI; translated from the coding sequence ATGGATTCGGACTTTGAGCCGCTGAGCCCCGCCCAGGCGCGGGTGCTGGGCGTGCTGGTGGAGAAGCAGCACACCGTGCCCGACAGCTACCCGCTGTCGCTCAATGCGCTGGTGGCCGGCTGCAACCAGAAGACCGCCCGCCAGCCCGTGATGGAGCTGGACGAACCCACGGCGTTGCAGGCCCTGGATGAGCTCAAGCGCCGCCATCTGGTGGTGGAGGTCAGCGGCAGCCGCGTGCTGCGCTTCGACCACAACATGGCCCGTGGCCTGAGCGTGCCCGGGCAGGCGGTGGCCCTGCTGACCATGCTGATGCTGCGCGGCCCGCAGACGGCGGCCGAACTGCGGCTGAACTGCGAGCGCCTGCATCGCTTTGCCGACATCTCCTCGGTCGAAGCCTTCCTGGACGAATTGGCCGGCAAGACGCCGCCGCGGGCGATCAAGCTCGCGCGTGCGCCCGGTGAGCGCGAGGCCCGCTGGGCCCACCTGCTGTGCGGGGAACCGGCGCAGCCGGCCGAAGGGCGTGCGCCGGCCGCGATCCCTGCGGACGGGGCTGTCCTGGACGAGTTGCGAGCCGAACTGAACCGTCAGGCGGCGGAACTGGCTGCGTTGCGGACCGAACTGGCCCAACTGCGCACCCAACTGAAGAATGAACTGGGGCTGAGCGCCCCCACCCCCGAGACTCCCGATGCGATTTGA